One genomic region from Paramicrobacterium agarici encodes:
- a CDS encoding anti-sigma factor domain-containing protein: MSNENHAPLQDGPTTKSGKSAPSQVSETDWKQHKAKRRAAKKAEKKWFSRPVALVVSVVAVCVSVAVASGVVGLVENGNQLPQALTLAQVNAQTDVTRSEVVLDTIDNETATLVWSRHVESAVVIVEGLSRLDNSSYRVWYETAGEYTPVGELTVTHDGSEVWAALSGDVRSAQTVVITIDPADATEPGPDVVAEIRL; this comes from the coding sequence GTGAGCAACGAGAATCACGCGCCCTTACAGGACGGGCCGACGACCAAATCGGGTAAGAGCGCGCCCTCCCAGGTCAGCGAGACCGACTGGAAACAACACAAGGCCAAGCGGCGGGCTGCCAAGAAGGCTGAGAAGAAGTGGTTCTCGCGACCCGTGGCGCTGGTTGTCTCGGTCGTCGCCGTCTGCGTGTCTGTCGCTGTCGCAAGCGGCGTCGTCGGACTCGTCGAGAATGGAAATCAGCTTCCGCAGGCGCTGACCCTCGCGCAGGTAAATGCCCAGACCGATGTGACGCGCTCGGAGGTCGTGCTCGACACGATCGACAACGAGACGGCGACTCTCGTGTGGTCGCGCCATGTGGAGTCGGCTGTCGTCATCGTCGAGGGGCTCTCGAGGCTCGACAACAGCTCCTACCGCGTCTGGTATGAGACAGCGGGAGAGTACACGCCCGTGGGCGAGCTCACGGTCACCCACGATGGCTCGGAAGTCTGGGCGGCGCTCTCGGGAGACGTGCGGTCCGCGCAGACGGTCGTCATCACGATCGATCCGGCCGACGCCACAGAGCCCGGTCCCGACGTCGTCGCCGAGATCAGGCTCTGA
- a CDS encoding RNA degradosome polyphosphate kinase, producing the protein MAPTDFVNDSAIDRDDDDFDPMVGDEDAGLPDDRYLDREISWLAFNQRVLELAEDETLPVLERVNFLAIFASNLDEFFMVRVAGLRRRIVTGLAVPTNVGRSPKDVLDEISERAHELQKRHADTWHSSIEPQLQSAGISIVSWETLDDSDHDYLSDYFAGQIFPVLMPLAVDPAHPFPYISGLSLNLSVRVRNTRTGRQEFARIKVPQMLPRFVRVDHRESVDHIRYIALEDLISQHLDALFSGMEVIDHHVFRVTRNEDIEIEEDESENLIQALERELLRRRFGPPIRLEVTDDMDDQTLDLLVRELDITAQEVYRLPGPLDLGGLFEVAKIDRPDLKYPRRVPNTALDFRPPEPNGKADLFAAISRRDVMVHHPYESFATSVQEFLEQAAADPHVLAIKQTLYRTSGDSPIVEALIDAAEAGKQVLALVEIKARFDEQNNIEWARKLEKAGVHVVYGLVGLKTHCKLALVIRHEGGKLRHYSHIGTGNYNPKTSRVYEDIGLFTADDQVGMDLTRLFNELSGYAIEKKFNRLLVAPLHLRKGLLKLIEKERRNAEAGKPSGIRIKVNSIVDEAIIDALYRASQAGVPVDVWVRGICGLRPGVPGLSETIRVRSIVGRYLEHSRIFAFENNGEHTTYIGSADMMHRNLDRRVEVLVSLADTNHIEQIDTMLDMAMDDSMSSWWLEPDGTWTRHAFDTDGRPLRSLQDELMQAVSRRKRRRSGR; encoded by the coding sequence ATGGCACCTACCGATTTCGTCAACGACTCAGCCATCGATCGCGACGACGATGACTTCGACCCGATGGTGGGCGATGAAGACGCCGGGCTGCCAGACGACCGGTACCTCGATCGGGAGATCAGCTGGCTCGCGTTCAACCAGCGGGTGCTCGAGCTCGCCGAAGACGAGACCCTCCCCGTTCTCGAACGCGTGAACTTTCTCGCGATCTTCGCGAGCAACCTCGACGAGTTCTTCATGGTTCGAGTCGCCGGACTGCGCCGCCGCATCGTCACGGGGCTCGCGGTGCCGACGAACGTCGGACGGTCACCGAAGGACGTGCTCGACGAGATCTCCGAGCGCGCGCACGAGCTGCAGAAGCGGCACGCCGACACATGGCACTCGTCAATCGAGCCGCAGCTGCAGAGCGCTGGCATCAGCATCGTCAGCTGGGAGACGCTCGATGACAGCGACCACGATTACCTGAGCGATTACTTTGCCGGGCAGATCTTCCCCGTGCTGATGCCGCTGGCGGTCGATCCGGCACATCCCTTCCCGTACATCTCGGGGCTCTCGCTCAACCTCTCGGTGCGGGTGCGCAATACGCGCACCGGCCGCCAGGAGTTCGCGCGCATCAAGGTGCCACAGATGCTTCCGCGCTTCGTGCGCGTTGATCACCGCGAGTCTGTCGATCACATTCGCTACATCGCCCTCGAAGACCTCATCTCGCAGCACCTCGACGCGCTGTTCTCGGGCATGGAGGTCATCGATCATCACGTCTTCCGCGTGACGCGAAACGAAGACATCGAGATCGAGGAAGACGAATCGGAGAACCTCATTCAGGCGCTCGAGCGCGAGCTGCTGCGTCGCCGATTCGGGCCGCCCATCCGCCTTGAGGTCACTGACGACATGGACGACCAGACGCTCGATCTGCTCGTGAGAGAGCTCGACATCACGGCGCAGGAGGTCTACCGGCTCCCGGGCCCGCTCGACCTCGGCGGCCTGTTCGAGGTTGCCAAGATCGACAGGCCCGACCTGAAGTACCCGAGGCGCGTGCCGAACACGGCTCTCGATTTTCGCCCGCCGGAGCCCAACGGAAAGGCCGACCTGTTCGCGGCGATCTCCCGTCGCGACGTGATGGTGCACCACCCCTACGAGTCGTTCGCGACGAGCGTGCAGGAGTTTCTCGAGCAAGCCGCCGCCGACCCCCACGTGCTGGCGATCAAGCAGACGCTCTACCGCACGTCGGGCGATTCCCCCATCGTCGAGGCGCTGATCGACGCCGCTGAGGCCGGAAAGCAGGTGCTCGCGCTCGTCGAGATCAAGGCTCGATTCGACGAGCAGAACAACATCGAATGGGCGCGAAAGCTCGAGAAGGCCGGCGTCCACGTCGTCTACGGACTCGTCGGACTCAAGACGCACTGCAAGCTCGCACTCGTGATCAGGCACGAGGGAGGCAAGCTGCGGCATTACTCGCATATCGGAACGGGAAACTACAACCCCAAGACCAGTCGCGTGTACGAAGACATCGGGCTGTTCACCGCGGATGACCAGGTCGGCATGGACCTGACGCGCTTGTTCAACGAGCTGTCGGGCTACGCGATCGAGAAGAAGTTCAACCGGCTCCTCGTGGCGCCGCTGCACCTGCGCAAGGGCCTGCTGAAGCTGATCGAGAAGGAACGTCGCAACGCCGAGGCCGGAAAGCCCAGCGGCATCCGGATCAAGGTGAATTCCATCGTCGACGAGGCCATCATCGATGCGCTGTACCGCGCGAGCCAGGCGGGTGTTCCCGTCGACGTGTGGGTGCGCGGCATCTGCGGCCTGCGGCCAGGCGTACCCGGCTTGAGCGAGACGATCCGGGTGCGCTCCATCGTGGGGCGCTACCTCGAGCATTCGCGCATCTTCGCCTTCGAGAACAATGGCGAGCACACGACGTACATCGGAAGCGCCGACATGATGCACCGCAACCTCGATCGCCGCGTCGAGGTGCTGGTGAGCCTCGCCGACACCAACCACATCGAGCAGATCGACACGATGCTCGACATGGCCATGGATGACAGCATGTCGTCGTGGTGGCTGGAGCCCGACGGCACCTGGACAAGACATGCTTTCGACACCGACGGGCGGCCGCTGCGCAGCCTTCAAGACGAGCTCATGCAAGCGGTGTCGCGCAGAAAGCGGAGGCGAAGCGGTCGATGA
- a CDS encoding NUDIX hydrolase, translating to MSRHEKAVFAAGALCWREIAGEVRVLVIHRTKQGDVTLPKGKVDPGESLPQTAVREVKEETGFDVTLGVPVGISHYTLGSGRDKFVHYWAAEVTERAVQKSTFVPNGEVAAQEWVSLDRAQRYLTYPQDVDVVARFADLVDEGVTATFALIVLRHAKATARGDWDGSDASRPLTPKGVRQAASAVPSILALNPKKIVTSSAVRCVTTVAPLAAASGIEPKHTDALSQDAWEEGTSDVRSVIGKRIRKRKTAVVCSHGPVIPDILREIALATGTLDGSYLRDAAALGTGEFSIVHLSATNPGSGIITIETHPTRD from the coding sequence ATGAGCCGACACGAGAAGGCCGTCTTCGCGGCCGGCGCACTGTGCTGGCGCGAGATCGCCGGCGAGGTGCGCGTGCTTGTCATCCATCGCACGAAGCAGGGCGATGTCACACTGCCGAAGGGCAAGGTCGATCCCGGTGAATCCCTTCCGCAGACCGCCGTGCGCGAGGTGAAAGAAGAGACAGGCTTCGACGTCACGCTCGGCGTTCCCGTCGGCATCTCTCACTACACGCTGGGCTCCGGTCGCGATAAGTTCGTGCACTACTGGGCCGCCGAGGTGACAGAGCGGGCCGTGCAGAAGTCGACATTCGTGCCCAACGGAGAGGTTGCCGCTCAGGAATGGGTATCGCTCGACCGTGCGCAGCGGTATCTCACCTACCCGCAGGATGTCGACGTCGTCGCCCGCTTCGCGGACCTGGTCGACGAGGGAGTGACCGCCACGTTCGCCCTCATCGTGCTGCGCCATGCGAAAGCGACAGCACGCGGCGACTGGGACGGCTCCGATGCATCCCGCCCGCTGACGCCGAAGGGCGTGCGCCAGGCGGCATCCGCGGTTCCCTCGATCCTTGCGCTGAACCCGAAGAAGATCGTCACGAGCAGCGCGGTGCGCTGTGTCACGACTGTGGCCCCGCTCGCGGCGGCGAGCGGCATCGAGCCGAAGCACACAGATGCCTTGAGTCAAGACGCGTGGGAAGAGGGCACGAGCGACGTGCGCAGTGTCATCGGCAAGCGCATACGCAAGCGCAAGACCGCCGTCGTGTGCAGCCACGGTCCCGTGATCCCGGACATCCTTCGCGAGATCGCGCTCGCCACCGGAACGCTCGACGGATCGTACCTGCGTGATGCCGCGGCGCTCGGAACCGGCGAGTTCTCAATCGTTCATCTGTCGGCAACAAACCCCGGCTCCGGCATCATCACAATCGAGACCCACCCCACTCGTGACTGA
- a CDS encoding phosphate ABC transporter substrate-binding protein PstS: protein MNIKRYGFPLAVAAAASLLLTSCAANESSANNSGADSSLSGTLVGGGASSQQAAQEAWVAAFQEANPDVTVEYAPEGSGAGRENFMAGASSFAGSDAAFTTEEISSGEFASCTPDTGIIEIPAYISPIAIVFNIEGVDSLNLDAATLAGIFKGDINNWTDEAIVSQNPDADLPDQAITAVHRSDESGTTENFTDYLHAAAGDVWDAEAGETWPYQGGEGAQGTSGVIDAVTNGTGTIGYADASRAGDLGTVAIKVGDEYVPYSAEAAAAIVDASPFAEGRDEGDLAIELDRSSTESGVYPIVLVSYLIACNEYQDAEAAELTKAYLSYVISEEGQATSQEAAGTAPISSTLFEKASAAVEAIK from the coding sequence GTGAACATCAAGCGTTACGGCTTCCCACTCGCCGTGGCCGCAGCCGCGTCACTCCTGCTCACCTCGTGTGCGGCGAATGAGAGCTCGGCGAACAACTCCGGTGCCGACTCGTCACTCTCGGGCACACTCGTCGGCGGCGGCGCATCATCGCAGCAAGCGGCCCAAGAGGCATGGGTCGCCGCCTTCCAGGAGGCAAACCCCGACGTCACGGTCGAGTACGCTCCTGAGGGCTCGGGCGCGGGCCGTGAGAACTTCATGGCGGGCGCCAGCTCGTTCGCCGGTTCCGACGCCGCCTTCACGACAGAGGAGATCTCCAGCGGTGAGTTCGCCTCGTGCACGCCCGACACGGGAATCATCGAGATCCCCGCGTACATCTCCCCCATCGCCATCGTCTTCAACATCGAGGGGGTCGACAGCCTTAACCTCGACGCGGCAACGCTCGCCGGCATCTTCAAGGGCGACATCAACAACTGGACGGACGAAGCCATCGTCAGTCAGAACCCCGATGCGGACTTGCCCGATCAGGCCATCACCGCCGTGCACCGCTCCGACGAGTCGGGGACGACAGAGAACTTCACCGACTACCTCCACGCAGCTGCTGGCGACGTGTGGGACGCTGAAGCCGGCGAAACCTGGCCATACCAGGGCGGCGAGGGCGCACAGGGAACCTCTGGCGTGATCGACGCCGTGACCAACGGCACCGGAACCATCGGCTACGCCGATGCATCCCGCGCAGGCGACCTCGGGACCGTCGCGATCAAGGTCGGCGACGAGTACGTGCCGTACTCCGCTGAGGCAGCTGCGGCAATCGTCGACGCGTCGCCGTTCGCCGAGGGCCGCGATGAGGGCGACCTCGCGATCGAGCTCGACCGCTCGTCAACCGAGTCGGGCGTTTACCCGATCGTTCTCGTCAGCTACCTGATCGCATGCAACGAGTACCAGGACGCCGAGGCAGCGGAGCTGACAAAGGCGTACCTCAGCTACGTGATCAGCGAAGAAGGACAGGCCACCTCACAGGAGGCCGCCGGAACCGCTCCGATCTCGAGCACGCTCTTCGAGAAGGCTTCGGCAGCCGTCGAGGCAATCAAGTAA
- a CDS encoding A1S_2505 family phage non-structural protein, with protein MHIESLKPGEIFVFGSNASGAHGAGAALTAYEKFGAVWGQGSGLQGQSYGIDTMSGIDVMRREAAEFVAFARQHPNLTFLLTPVGCGIAGFAPSEVAPLFADAPHNVVLPESFREVIGAPDAAARGGAEHRQEYWDNRYGERERMWSGRVNGVLADIATPVQPGTALDLGCGEGADSLWLAERGWTVTGVDVSAVALERAAGEARARGTDAVTWQHADLETWEPDGSFDLVSACFLQAPEDFGRAGVLHRTSRHVRQGGHMLIVSHAAMPPWSRHHDHADMPTLQSELAAVGADADWDVVVAETRGRQATSPDGDEVTVDDNVVLLRRR; from the coding sequence ATGCACATCGAATCACTCAAACCGGGAGAGATCTTCGTGTTCGGGTCCAACGCTTCCGGGGCCCACGGTGCCGGGGCGGCCCTGACCGCGTACGAGAAGTTCGGAGCCGTGTGGGGTCAGGGCTCAGGACTGCAGGGTCAGTCGTACGGCATCGACACCATGAGCGGGATCGACGTCATGCGACGCGAGGCCGCCGAGTTCGTCGCGTTTGCGCGACAGCATCCGAATCTGACGTTTCTGCTGACGCCCGTCGGCTGCGGAATCGCCGGGTTCGCGCCCTCCGAGGTCGCGCCGCTCTTCGCCGATGCACCGCACAACGTCGTGCTCCCCGAGTCGTTCCGCGAGGTGATCGGGGCACCCGATGCCGCCGCACGAGGTGGTGCAGAGCACAGGCAGGAGTACTGGGACAACCGCTACGGCGAACGCGAGCGCATGTGGTCGGGGCGCGTGAACGGCGTGCTTGCGGATATCGCGACGCCGGTTCAGCCGGGAACGGCACTCGATCTCGGCTGCGGGGAGGGTGCCGACTCGCTGTGGCTCGCCGAGCGAGGGTGGACGGTCACGGGCGTCGACGTCTCTGCCGTCGCTCTCGAGCGGGCTGCTGGCGAAGCGCGAGCGAGAGGAACGGATGCTGTCACCTGGCAGCACGCTGACCTCGAGACCTGGGAGCCGGACGGCAGCTTCGATCTCGTGTCGGCGTGCTTTCTGCAGGCTCCGGAGGACTTCGGTCGCGCGGGCGTTCTGCATCGCACGAGCCGACACGTGCGGCAGGGCGGGCACATGCTGATCGTGTCGCACGCTGCGATGCCACCGTGGTCGCGTCACCACGACCACGCGGATATGCCGACGCTGCAGAGCGAACTGGCCGCGGTGGGCGCCGACGCTGATTGGGACGTCGTGGTAGCCGAAACGCGCGGACGGCAGGCGACGAGCCCCGACGGCGACGAGGTCACGGTCGACGACAACGTCGTGCTGCTGCGCCGCCGCTGA
- a CDS encoding DNA-directed RNA polymerase subunit beta: MRDFHKPARYPAAAFENIPGGIDPAESSRIAHETARALLARVRDEGDSRIVERVVAYTDEHGIDTIAELWSHATSRSLPGCLWRIYLLRMQVREDPHGTGLVFQRGTEVLRTIDPVVAGASDPTGPTEIIDLADRILRGVFEGDFTIALDRAAAYCRVCAAGCTSIADDLESTEPERASDLTQRALRLSTYAADLSSAARLWWRDELD, translated from the coding sequence TTGCGAGACTTTCATAAACCGGCGCGGTACCCGGCGGCGGCATTCGAGAACATCCCGGGTGGCATTGACCCGGCCGAATCGAGCCGCATCGCGCACGAAACGGCGAGGGCGCTGCTTGCGCGCGTTCGTGACGAAGGAGATTCTCGCATCGTCGAGCGCGTCGTCGCGTACACGGACGAGCACGGGATCGACACGATCGCCGAACTCTGGTCGCACGCGACGAGCCGCAGCCTCCCCGGGTGCCTGTGGCGCATCTATCTCCTGCGCATGCAGGTGCGTGAGGATCCGCACGGGACGGGACTGGTCTTTCAGCGTGGAACCGAAGTGCTTCGCACGATCGATCCCGTCGTCGCCGGAGCATCCGACCCGACAGGCCCCACCGAGATCATCGATCTTGCCGACCGCATTCTGCGCGGAGTCTTCGAAGGCGATTTCACGATCGCTCTCGACCGCGCCGCCGCCTACTGCCGTGTCTGCGCCGCCGGATGCACCAGCATCGCGGACGACCTCGAGTCCACGGAGCCAGAGCGCGCGAGCGATCTCACACAGAGGGCGCTCCGCCTGTCGACGTACGCCGCCGATCTGTCGTCAGCAGCACGGTTGTGGTGGCGAGACGAGCTCGACTGA
- the pstB gene encoding phosphate ABC transporter ATP-binding protein PstB: protein MSKRIEVKDLNVYYSAFRAVEDVTLTIEPRSVTAFIGPSGCGKSTFLRTLNRMHEVIPGAYVEGDVLIDGNNLYDPGVDPVAVRRQIGMVFQRPNPFPTMSIKENVLAGVRLNNQRMSKSDQDALTEKALRGANLWTEVKDRLDKPGSGLSGGQQQRLCIARAIAVEPDVLLMDEPCSALDPISTLAIEDLIEEMKEQYTIVIVTHNMQQASRVSDRTAFFNIAGTGKPGKLIEFDDTDTIFTQPSVQATEDYVSGRFG from the coding sequence GTGTCCAAGAGAATCGAAGTCAAAGACCTCAACGTCTACTACAGCGCCTTTCGTGCCGTCGAAGATGTCACCCTCACCATCGAACCGCGCAGCGTCACCGCCTTCATCGGGCCGTCCGGATGCGGCAAGTCGACCTTCCTGCGCACCCTCAACCGCATGCACGAGGTCATTCCGGGCGCCTACGTCGAGGGCGATGTGCTCATCGACGGCAACAACCTGTACGACCCCGGCGTCGACCCGGTCGCGGTGCGCCGCCAGATCGGCATGGTGTTCCAGCGCCCGAACCCGTTCCCCACAATGTCCATCAAAGAGAATGTGCTCGCGGGAGTCCGACTCAACAACCAGCGCATGTCCAAATCCGATCAGGATGCTCTCACAGAGAAGGCCCTTCGCGGAGCGAATCTCTGGACGGAGGTGAAGGACCGGCTGGACAAGCCAGGTTCAGGTCTTTCGGGCGGGCAGCAGCAGCGTCTCTGCATCGCGCGCGCCATCGCCGTGGAGCCCGACGTTCTGCTGATGGACGAGCCGTGCTCGGCCCTCGACCCGATCTCGACGCTCGCGATCGAAGACCTCATCGAAGAGATGAAGGAGCAGTACACGATCGTGATCGTGACGCACAACATGCAGCAGGCATCACGCGTCTCCGACCGCACGGCGTTCTTCAACATCGCCGGAACGGGCAAGCCCGGAAAGCTCATCGAGTTCGACGACACTGACACGATCTTCACGCAGCCGAGCGTTCAGGCGACAGAGGATTACGTCTCCGGCCGGTTCGGATAA
- the pstC gene encoding phosphate ABC transporter permease subunit PstC encodes MTSSTASPRTRRPATKRLGDRIFSGSALTAGTLILATLAAVAAFLIMQGFPALVADPDEISLFDGGTFWTYVAPLAFGTVWAAFLALLMAVPVSVGIALFISHYAPRRLAQALGYVIDLLAAVPSVVFGLWGANVLAPAIQPVYAWLTANMGWFPLFAPPVSGTGRTMMTAAIVLAVMVLPVITALCRELFLQTPVLHEEAALALGATRWEMIRMAVLPFGRSGIVSASMLGLGRALGETMAVAMVLSASGGITFKVLTSANPGTIAANIALSFPEAFGLNVDALIATGLLLFAITLIINMIARWIVARRKEFSGAN; translated from the coding sequence ATGACTTCGTCGACAGCGTCGCCCCGCACCCGAAGGCCCGCGACAAAGCGACTCGGTGACCGGATCTTCTCCGGTTCCGCGCTCACCGCGGGAACGCTGATCCTCGCAACGCTCGCCGCCGTTGCCGCGTTCCTCATCATGCAGGGATTCCCTGCGCTCGTCGCCGATCCAGACGAGATCTCTCTCTTCGACGGCGGCACCTTCTGGACGTACGTCGCGCCGCTGGCATTCGGCACCGTGTGGGCGGCGTTCCTCGCACTTCTCATGGCGGTTCCGGTCTCCGTCGGCATCGCCCTCTTCATCTCCCACTACGCGCCACGACGGCTCGCCCAGGCGCTCGGGTACGTCATCGATCTGCTGGCCGCCGTGCCCTCCGTGGTCTTCGGTCTCTGGGGAGCCAACGTCCTCGCCCCGGCCATTCAGCCCGTGTACGCATGGCTGACCGCGAACATGGGCTGGTTTCCGCTCTTCGCACCGCCCGTCTCCGGAACGGGCCGCACCATGATGACGGCTGCGATCGTGCTCGCTGTCATGGTCCTTCCGGTGATCACGGCGCTGTGCCGCGAACTGTTCCTGCAGACTCCCGTCCTTCACGAAGAGGCAGCGCTGGCTCTCGGGGCGACGCGCTGGGAGATGATTCGCATGGCGGTGCTCCCCTTCGGACGCTCGGGAATCGTCTCAGCATCCATGCTCGGCCTCGGACGCGCCCTGGGCGAGACCATGGCCGTCGCCATGGTGCTCTCGGCCTCGGGCGGCATCACGTTCAAGGTGCTCACGTCCGCCAACCCCGGCACCATCGCGGCGAATATCGCGTTGAGCTTCCCCGAGGCGTTCGGCCTCAATGTCGACGCACTCATCGCGACGGGCCTCCTGCTCTTCGCGATCACCCTCATCATCAACATGATCGCCCGGTGGATCGTCGCCCGCCGCAAGGAATTCTCGGGAGCGAACTGA
- the pstA gene encoding phosphate ABC transporter permease PstA, producing the protein MTQTAVPNVYASGRLAKPAPWLILAGSMVISFASFALLAAAGATDGINITGAVIIGALLYAVLLFVSSLFVEGTRRAKDRVITTLVSAAFLVALAPLISLVATVIVNGSARFDATFFTWSMRNIVGEGGGFIHAIVGTVLMTLTATLISVPVGLLTSIYLVEYGRGALARAITFLVDVMTGIPSIVAGLFAYALFALIFGPGTKIGLAGAVSLAVIMIPVVVRSSEDMLKVVPNELREAALALGVPRWLMILKVVLPTAIAGITTGVMLAVARVIGETAPLLIAAGFTNNMNYSLLEGRMQSLPVAVYNSYVSQGLEAQAYLDRAWAGALTLILIVMLLNIVARIIARYFAPKSGR; encoded by the coding sequence ATGACACAGACCGCAGTTCCCAACGTCTACGCCAGCGGACGCCTCGCGAAACCCGCGCCATGGCTGATCCTGGCCGGGTCCATGGTGATCTCGTTCGCCAGCTTCGCGCTGCTCGCTGCCGCGGGGGCGACGGACGGAATCAACATCACCGGTGCCGTCATCATCGGCGCTCTTCTCTACGCCGTGCTGCTTTTCGTCTCCTCGCTGTTCGTCGAGGGAACACGCCGTGCGAAGGACCGCGTCATCACCACGCTCGTGAGCGCTGCGTTCCTGGTCGCGCTCGCGCCGCTCATCTCCCTCGTCGCCACGGTCATCGTCAACGGCTCAGCGCGCTTCGACGCCACGTTCTTCACGTGGTCGATGCGCAATATCGTCGGCGAGGGCGGCGGATTCATCCACGCCATCGTCGGTACCGTTCTGATGACGCTCACGGCGACGCTCATCTCCGTTCCGGTCGGACTGCTCACGTCGATCTACCTCGTCGAGTACGGCCGTGGCGCTCTCGCTCGCGCCATCACCTTCCTCGTCGATGTCATGACCGGCATCCCCTCCATCGTCGCCGGGCTCTTCGCCTACGCACTGTTTGCCCTCATCTTCGGCCCGGGCACGAAGATCGGCCTTGCGGGCGCGGTCTCGCTCGCGGTGATCATGATCCCCGTCGTCGTCCGCTCGAGCGAAGACATGCTCAAGGTGGTTCCCAACGAGCTCCGCGAGGCTGCGCTCGCGCTCGGTGTTCCGCGATGGCTCATGATCCTCAAGGTTGTGCTGCCGACCGCGATTGCGGGAATCACAACGGGAGTCATGCTCGCCGTCGCCCGGGTGATCGGCGAGACGGCGCCGCTGCTCATCGCCGCCGGCTTCACGAACAACATGAACTACAGCCTTCTTGAGGGCCGCATGCAGAGCCTCCCTGTCGCCGTCTACAACTCGTATGTGAGCCAGGGACTCGAGGCCCAGGCCTACCTCGATCGTGCGTGGGCCGGTGCGCTCACGCTCATTCTGATCGTGATGCTTCTCAACATCGTCGCCCGAATCATTGCCCGGTACTTCGCCCCGAAGTCGGGCCGCTGA
- the mshD gene encoding mycothiol synthase, translating into MLRQSDLRDQSERFERIVADAEAADGQPPFSDQSIVEARSGQRRFLEIVDDDGTVTGVAIARPDDPAEFEFVIAPAYRGSGRGGAALKELLARYDGDVLTWAHGDHPAAARLAASAHLSRIRTLYQLRRPLDDVNHDVAEFERFEPERDSRAWVQLNARVFADHPEQGRITLADLEARMAEPWFRADDVLVARSETGELIGYNWLKITGDIGEIYVLGVDSERAGKGLGRSLTQAGLAHMKTRGCRVAALYVDGDNERAMRLYRSLGFADYTIDVQYRRDASA; encoded by the coding sequence ATGCTGCGACAAAGTGACCTGCGCGACCAGAGCGAGAGGTTCGAGCGAATCGTCGCCGACGCCGAGGCCGCTGACGGGCAGCCGCCGTTCAGCGATCAGTCGATCGTCGAGGCCCGTTCGGGGCAGCGGCGGTTTCTCGAGATCGTTGACGATGACGGCACGGTGACGGGCGTTGCCATCGCTCGTCCCGACGACCCTGCAGAGTTCGAATTCGTGATCGCACCGGCGTACCGCGGTTCCGGGCGCGGCGGCGCGGCCCTGAAGGAGCTGCTTGCCCGGTACGACGGCGACGTGCTCACGTGGGCGCACGGCGATCACCCGGCGGCTGCGCGGCTTGCAGCATCCGCTCATCTGTCGCGTATTCGCACCCTCTACCAGCTCAGGCGCCCTCTCGACGACGTGAACCACGACGTCGCGGAGTTCGAGCGCTTCGAGCCGGAACGCGACTCTCGTGCGTGGGTACAGTTGAACGCCCGGGTGTTCGCCGACCATCCCGAGCAGGGCCGCATCACGCTCGCCGACCTTGAGGCGCGCATGGCTGAGCCGTGGTTTCGCGCCGATGACGTGCTCGTCGCGCGTTCGGAGACCGGCGAGCTGATCGGCTACAACTGGCTCAAGATCACGGGAGACATCGGCGAGATCTACGTTCTGGGTGTCGATTCCGAACGCGCGGGAAAGGGCCTCGGCCGTTCCCTGACGCAAGCGGGACTGGCGCACATGAAGACGAGAGGATGCCGTGTGGCGGCTCTGTACGTCGACGGCGACAATGAGCGAGCAATGCGCCTGTACCGATCACTGGGCTTCGCCGATTACACGATCGATGTTCAGTATCGCCGCGACGCCTCCGCATGA